A genomic segment from Bubalus bubalis isolate 160015118507 breed Murrah chromosome 5, NDDB_SH_1, whole genome shotgun sequence encodes:
- the LOC102408083 gene encoding alpha-1,3-mannosyl-glycoprotein 4-beta-N-acetylglucosaminyltransferase-like protein MGAT4E encodes MCSVLKPRAAEPWLQEASEAAGSSTLAWGSSGFGVHTRHLPTVSKRRVQVGAPRTPLQGGEREQAGVREPAPRPLTPPLASPAWLTVGISSRPRPGPDPSGLLYTLLSVFRATSKVEQKRLTVLVHLAGADPAWLGETVLNISSLFSPQILAGLLLLIHAPPDAYPPAGAGASGRELYSEQNVDHAFLMSSASKLSEYFLLLEDNAFCAPNFISHVQWKVDTLRSQPWAFLEFANLGVLGKLFRSSDLPTLAHFVLLFYREKPLDRLLAHFRVLLAQKDPILCTPFLFYHRATYHPLNEGQKASGARRKSPYAPDNPPGAAFTDMKVFEVHFPWEAYTLDESFFWTHNVSAGNHLTVILNQPADLRRVQVLTGTIVEGRHALERGQVELGYGPEGMPQRCSSFVLLGRLLEGQLDQEVVPRSVGHQVSCVRLLANANQAGGLIVRHIYLWEEHARDTGHSG; translated from the coding sequence ATGTGCTCAGTGCTTAAACCACGGGCAGCAGAACCGTGGCTCCAGGAAGCCTCGGAGGCCGCGGGGAGTAGCACCCTGGCTTGGGGCTCCTCAGGCTTCGGAGTGCACACCAGGCACCTGCCGACGGTGTCCAAGCGCAGAGTCCAGGTGGGAGCCCCCcgcaccccactccagggggGCGAACGGGAGCAGGCAGGCGTGAGAGAGCCGGCGCCCCGCCCCCTGACGCCGCCACTTGCCTCCCCAGCGTGGCTGACGGTGGGCATCTCCTCGCGGCCCCGACCGGGGCCCGACCCCAGCGGCCTCCTGTACACTCTCCTCTCGGTGTTCCGCGCCACCTCGAAGGTGGAGCAGAAGCGCCTCACGGTGCTGGTGCACCTGGCGGGCGCCGACCCCGCCTGGCTCGGGGAGACCGTCCTGAATATTTCCAGCCTCTTCAGCCCGCAGATCTTggcggggctgctgctgctgatccACGCGCCCCCAGACGCCTACCCGCCCGCGGGCGCCGGGGCCTCCGGCCGGGAGCTCTACTCTGAGCAGAACGTGGATCACGCCTTCCTCATGAGCTCTGCCTCGAAGCTCTCGGAGTACTTCCTGCTGCTGGAGGACAACGCCTTCTGCGCCCCCAACTTCATCAGCCACGTGCAGTGGAAGGTGGACACGCTGCGGTCTCAGCCCTGGGCCTTCCTGGAGTTCGCCAACCTGGGCGTCCTGGGCAAGCTCTTCCGCAGCAGCGACCTGCCGACGCTGGCCCACTTCGTGCTCCTCTTCTACCGGGAGAAGCCCCTCGACAGGCTGCTCGCCCACTTCCGCGTCCTCCTGGCCCAGAAGGACCCCATCCTGTGCACGCCCTTCCTCTtctaccacagagccacctaCCACCCCCTGAACGAAGGGCAGAAGGCCTCGGGCGCGCGCAGGAAGAGCCCCTACGCCCCTGACAACCCGCCGGGAGCGGCCTTCACCGACATGAAGGTGTTCGAGGTCCACTTCCCCTGGGAGGCCTACACTCTGGACGAGTCCTTCTTCTGGACCCACAACGTGAGTGCTGGCAACCACCTGACGGTCATCCTGAACCAGCCAGCCGACCTGAGGAGGGTGCAGGTGCTGACGGGCACCATCGTGGAAGGCAGGCACGCCCTGGAGAGGGGGCAGGTGGAGCTGGGCTACGGGCCCGAGGGCATGCCGCAGCGCTGCTCCAGCTTTGTCCTGCTGGGCCGCCTCCTGGAGGGGCAGCTGGATCAGGAGGTAGTGCCCAGGTCTGTGGGGCACCAGGTGAGCTGCGTGAGGCTGCTGGCGAACGCCAACCAGGCGGGCGGGCTCATCGTCAGGCACATTTACCTCTGGGAAGAGCATGCCAGAGACACGGGCCACTCGGGATGA